The sequence CGGCTGCCCCGACGACGTCGTCTCCGCGAACAGGTTCTCGCCCTTCGCGTCGAGGCCGGCCGGGTTGATGAACGTCGCGATCTGGAGCGCGCCGATCTGCACCGCGTTGTTCGAGCCCGGCTGCGTGATCGACACGACGCCGTCGCTGCCGATCGTGAGCGACGTCGCGTTCTGCGGAATCGTGATCGCCGGAATCACCTGATAGCCGCTCGACGTGACGAGCTGGCCCTGCGCGTTGGTCTGGAACGAGCCGTCGCGCGTGTACGCATTCGTGCCGTCCGGCATCAGCACCTGGAAGAAGCCCTGGCCGTTGATCGCGATGTCTTTCGAGCCGCCCGTCTGCTGCAGGCTGCCCTGCGTATACAGCCGCTCGGTCGCGACCTGCTGGACGCCCGTGCCGAGCTGCAGGCCCGACGGCAGCTCGGTCTGCTGCGTCGCGTTCGCGCCCGGCTGGCGGATGGTCTGGTACATCAGGTCCTCGAACACCGCGCGCGAGCCCTTGAAGCCGTTGGTGCTCACGTTCGCGAGGTTGTTCGAGATCACGTCCATCTGCGCCTGTTGCGCATTCATGCCGGTCGCGGCGATGTAAAGGGAACGGTTCACGTGTTGACTCCTTGTCTGGCGCTTCGCGGCGCTCAGCTGAAATTGAGCAGCTGGTTCGCCGCCTGCTCGTTCTGGTCGGCGGACTGGATCAGCTTCGTCTGCAATTCGAACGCGCGCGCGTTGTCGATCATCGACACCATCGCCGCCACCGGATTGACGTTGCTGCCTTCGAGCGAATTCGGCACGACCTTCACGGCCGGATCGGCGTCGGCGGGATTACCGTCCGCGGTGCGGAACAGGCCGTCGTTGCCGCGCGTCATCGTCGCGGCGTCGGGGTTCACGAGCTTCAGTTGATCGATCATCGCGACGGCGGTCGGCGGATCGCCCGGCATCAGCGCCGACACCGTGCCGTCCGCGCCGATCGTCAGCTGCGCGTTCGGCGGCACCGCGAGCGGGCCGCCGTTGCCGACGACGGGCAAGTTGCTCGCGGTCACGAGCTGCCCGTTCTCGTCCACGTGCAGGTTGCCCGCGCGCGTGTACGCCTCGCTGCCGTCCGGCAGCATCACGGACAGCCAGCCCGGCCCCTGAACCGCGACGTCGAGCGGATTGCCCGTGCGCTCGATCGGGCCCGACGTGAAGTCCGCGCCGGGCGTCGACGACAGCGTGTAGGTGCGCGTCGTCGCCGGATCGACGTTGCCGCTGCCGTCGTCGAAGTTCATCGGCACCGCGCGAAACGTCGCGAGCTGCGCGCGGAACCCCGTCGTCGACGCGTTCGCGAGGTTGTTCGCGACGACGGACTGCTGCTCGAGCGACTGCGTCGCGCCCGTCATCGCCGTATAGATCAGTCGGTCCATGGCTGGCTGTTGTCCGCGAAGGCGATTACAGGTTGATGAGCGTCTGGTCGACGGTCTGCTGCGTCTTGATCGTCTGCGCGTTCGCCTGGTAGTTGCGCTGCGCGGTGATCAAGTCGACGAGCTGGCTCGTCAGGTCGACGTTCGAGTTTTCGAGCGCGCTGCCTTGCAGCGTCCCGTGGTTCGTGCTGCCGGGCGCCGAGATCTGCGGCACGCCCGACGCGGCCGTCTCGACGTACTGGTTGTTGCCGACGTTCGCGAGGCCGTTCGGGTTGTTGAAGTTCGCGAGCACGATCTGGCCGAGCGTCGACGTCTGGCCGTTCGAGTAGTTGCCCGTGACCTTGCCGTCCGTGCCGATCGAGAAGGTCGTCAGCATGCCGCTCGCGAAGCCGTTCTGCGCGAGGTTGTTGATGCCGCTCTTGCCGCCGTACTGCGTCGTGCCGGTGAGGTCGAGCGTCAGGGTCTGCGGGTTCGCCGCGCCCGTCGTCGTCGGGATCGTGAACGAGAACTGGCCGACGTTCGTCGTCGGCGCGCCGCCCGGCACCGTCGTGCCCGTGATCGTGCCGCCCGTGTTGAAGCCGACCGCGCCGAGATCGGTCGGCGTCTGGCCGGACGGGCCCGCGTACGTCTCCCACTGGCCCGACGTCGCGCTCTTCACGAAATACAGGTTGACGTTCTGCGAGCCGCCGAGCGTGTCGAACACCTGCACCGACGTCGTGTAGTTGTAGCTCGTCGGATCGGAATAGTTGAACGGCGTCGTCGTCGGCACCGGATCTTGCGAGTTCAGGTTGAACTGGCCGGTGATCTTCGTCGTCGCGGTCGGCGCGATGTTGGTCGTCGGCGCCTGCAGCGGCACGGTCGCCGCGGTGTTGATCACGCCGTTCGCGTTCGCCGCGTAGCCCATCAGGTTCAGGCCCTGCGAGTTGACGATGTAGCCGTTCTTGTCGCGCTGGAACGTGCCGTCGCGCGAGTACGTGGTCACGCCGTTGTTCGACATCTGGAAGAAGCCGTTGCCGTTGATCGCGACGTTC comes from Burkholderia savannae and encodes:
- the flgG gene encoding flagellar basal-body rod protein FlgG, which translates into the protein MNRSLYIAATGMNAQQAQMDVISNNLANVSTNGFKGSRAVFEDLMYQTIRQPGANATQQTELPSGLQLGTGVQQVATERLYTQGSLQQTGGSKDIAINGQGFFQVLMPDGTNAYTRDGSFQTNAQGQLVTSSGYQVIPAITIPQNATSLTIGSDGVVSITQPGSNNAVQIGALQIATFINPAGLDAKGENLFAETTSSGQPNVSQPGLNGAGTLKQGYVESSNVNVVQELVNMIQTQRAYEINSKAVTTSDQMLQTVTQMSR
- the flgF gene encoding flagellar basal-body rod protein FlgF, whose product is MDRLIYTAMTGATQSLEQQSVVANNLANASTTGFRAQLATFRAVPMNFDDGSGNVDPATTRTYTLSSTPGADFTSGPIERTGNPLDVAVQGPGWLSVMLPDGSEAYTRAGNLHVDENGQLVTASNLPVVGNGGPLAVPPNAQLTIGADGTVSALMPGDPPTAVAMIDQLKLVNPDAATMTRGNDGLFRTADGNPADADPAVKVVPNSLEGSNVNPVAAMVSMIDNARAFELQTKLIQSADQNEQAANQLLNFS
- the flgE gene encoding flagellar hook protein FlgE encodes the protein MGYQQGLSGLAGASSDLDVIGNNIANANTVGFKGSTAQFSDMYANSVASAVNNPIGIGTMLASVQQQFSQGTISSSTSSLNVAINGNGFFQMSNNGVTTYSRDGTFQRDKNGYIVNSQGLNLMGYAANANGVINTAATVPLQAPTTNIAPTATTKITGQFNLNSQDPVPTTTPFNYSDPTSYNYTTSVQVFDTLGGSQNVNLYFVKSATSGQWETYAGPSGQTPTDLGAVGFNTGGTITGTTVPGGAPTTNVGQFSFTIPTTTGAANPQTLTLDLTGTTQYGGKSGINNLAQNGFASGMLTTFSIGTDGKVTGNYSNGQTSTLGQIVLANFNNPNGLANVGNNQYVETAASGVPQISAPGSTNHGTLQGSALENSNVDLTSQLVDLITAQRNYQANAQTIKTQQTVDQTLINL